The window TGGAATGCGTGTGATATAATGAATACATTCTCCAGGATGCTGCTGAACACTGGCTGGAGATGGGCGTGGACGGGGTGCAGGTGTCCGGCCTCGCTGCAGCCAGCGCCTCTTCTGATTGGTCCAAGTTCCAGTATGTCGTCCAGGGCAACAGGACGGAGGTGGACGTGAAGAAGAGGTAACTATTAGTCACACAGCAGCtggacagagacaggcaggcaggccttACTGATTACACCCCTGGACTTGATTCCGTCTGGGTCATAGCTTAGTCCAGACATGTTGTTTTGATTATTTCTGGGGTCAGGAGAGAGACGAGGGTTACTGATAGTCTGAAAGGCTGTAGTTGGATCACAGCTCAATAAAGTTTGGGGGAACAGAGAACCACATGCAGTGGCCTTGAGGCTATGTTCTTTCTGCCTCCTGGTGGTCATTTGGTGATACTGCAGTAGGCCAGCACTACAGAACCCTCTCTGGACATTCtaaacccctctccctctctccctgctctccctctctccctctctccctctctccctgctctccctctctcccttctctccctgctctccctctctccctgctctccctgctctccctctctccctctccctctctccctttttctctccctctttttctctctccctctctccctctctccctctccctccctctcctctctccttctctctccctctccctctccccctctctccctctccctctctcccctctctccctctccctctccctctctccctctccctctccctctccctctccctctccctctcccctctctccctctccctctccctctctccctctctccctctctccctctctccctctctccctctctccctctctccctctccctctctccctctccctctctccctctccctctctccctctctccctctccctctctccctctctcctctccctctccctctccctctccctctctccctctccctctctccctctctccctctctctccctctccctctctccctctctccctctccctctctctagagcTCTAATAGGAGTCGTTGATGGTCAGGACTACTCTGCCGTCTCTCAACTTCTCAACTCTTCTGGTGTggatctgatactgtctgatgtcCTTAACAAGGCAAACTCCGGTAACTGAACATTTATAATACACTTCAAACAAGACAAACCAGTGAATGTTACCTTAAAATAATTAGGACAAAGGATAAGACAAAGTCCCTGTTGTTCAGGTTTAAAAGAAGTCCTTGGGAAATATTAGTCTGTAATTTGAGATGTTCCCAACCTGTGTGTAACTTGCAGGTATCGAGAGAGCGAAGTCCATCCACGGCCTGGTGTCTACCCAGAAACAGAGCTCTTTAGCCTGGGGGCTAGGAGGTAAGAGAGAATGGTATTTATCTCTGGGGGGCTAGGAGGTAAGAGAGAGAATGGTATTAAGCCCTGGGGGAGCTAGGAGGTAAGAGAGAATGGTATTTATCTCTGGGGGGTTAGGAGGTAAGAGAGAATGGTATTTAGCCCTGGGGGGCTAGGAGGTAAGAGAGAGAATGGTATTTTGCCCTGGGGGGCTAGGAGGTAAGAGAGAGAATGGTATTTCGCCCTGGGGGGGCTAGGAGGTAAGAGAGAGAATGGTATTTAGCCCTGGGGGGCTAGGAGGTAAGAGAGAGAATGGTATTTAGCCCTGGGGGGCTAGGAGGTAAGAGAGAGAATGGTATTTAGCCCTGGGGGGGCTAGGAGGTAAGAGAGAGAATGGTATTTAGCCCTGGGGGTGCTAGGAGGTACGAGAGAGAATGGTATTTAGCCCTGGGGGGCTAGGAGGTAAGAGAGAGAATGGTATTTAGCCCTGGGGGGCTAGGAGGTAAGAGAGAGAATGGTATTTAGCCCTGGGGGGCTAGGAGGTAAGAGAGAGAATGGTATTTAGCCCTGGGGGGCTAGGAGGTAAGAGAGAGAATGGTATTTAGCCCTGGGGGGGCTAGGAGGTAAGAGAGAGAATGGTATTTAGAAGTATTAGTTTGAGCAAACCACAAAATACAACTTTAAAATAGATCTGTTgtttttaaccccccccccccccaaacaggcAGTTTGGGGAACCATCTGGCTTCAGTGGTGGAGAAACCAGAACTGGTACGACTTTACCAACTCATGCTTTTCACGCTGCCTGGAACACCTGTCTTCAACTACGGAGATGAGTTGGGGCTCGCGGACCAGGTGAGGAGCTATGATGGTGGACAGGAGAAACCTGCTGATTGGAGGAGAACCATTTGGACACACAGGTTTATTTATTTGTGCAAACTGTAGTGGGAAAGAAAAAAACGTATTGTGACATTTACAAGTGTGTTGATTAACAATGTAAatgttctgggggggggggggactatcaAGCCTCAGAGAGGACTGATACCTTTTTACCACCTCGGTAATATTTACAGAACACTTCCTGGTCTGACGTtaaactcttctctctctcgttctcaggGTTCCACCTCTCCTAAGATGCTGTGGGACACTGAGGAAGAAGAGGTTGCTGAAGGAGCTGTGAAGAACGAGACAGCCGAGGTACTGACTTGGTTATACCTCCCTCTAGTGGTAGCAGTGTAGTACAGGTAACTGTTAAAATGAAGCTGTTCCGACACGTGGCCCTTTCACATTACTTAGCGTTTCCTTTGTTTTGACTGTGACCTGAACATGTATTCTGTTTTAGTCACATGTTTTAACTGAGAAGGCTAGTTAAAAGCTACAACCCTAGCACTAGCAACATGCGCTAGCAACCTGCACCCAGCAACCTGCACCCAGCAACATGCACTAGCAACATGCGCTAGCAACTTGCTCTACCAACCTGCACTAGCAACATGCGCTAGCAACTTGCTCTagcaacatgctctaccaacctGCACGAGCAAACCTGCACTAGCAACATGCGCTAGCAACTTGCTCTACCAACCTGCGCTagcaacatgctctaccaacctGCACGAGCAAACCTGCACTAGCAACATGCGCTAGCAACTTGCTCTACCAACCTGCGCTagcaacatgctctaccaacctGCACGAGCAAACCTGCACTACCAACCTGCGCTAGCAACATGCGCTAGCAACCTGCGACATGCACTAGCAACATGCGCTAGCAACCTGCGCTACCAACCTGCGCTAGCAACATGCACTACCAACCTGCACTAGAAACCTGCACTAGAAACCTGCACTAGCAAACCTCTACTAGCAACCTGCACTAGCAACCTGCACTAGCAACCTGCACCCAGCAACCTGCGTTATCAACGTGCACTTGCAAACCTGCACTAGCAACCTGCACTACCAACCTGCGCTAGCAACCTGCACTAGCAACCTGCACCCAGCAACCTCTACTAAAAACATTGACAAGCAACCTGCATTAGCAACATTGACTAGCAACCTGTACTAGCAACATTGACAAACAACCTGCACTAGCAACCTGCACCCAGCAACCTCTACTAAAAACATTGACGAGCAACCTGTACTAGCAACCCCTACTAGCAACATTGACTTGCAACTTTTACTAGCTACCCTCCCTAGCAACCTGCACTAGCAACATTGATTATCAACCTGCACTAGCAACATTGACTAGCAACCTGCACTAGCAACATTGACTAACAACCTGCATTAGCAACCTGTACTAGCAAAATTGACTAGCAACCTGCACTAGCAACATTGACTAGCAACATTGACTAGCAACCTTCACTAGCAACATTGACTAGCAACCTGCACTAACTACCTGCACTAGCAACATTGACTAGCAACCTGCACTAACTACCTGCACTAGCAACATTGACTAGCAACCTGCACTAACTACCTTAACTAGCAACATTGACTAGCAACCTGCACTAACTACCTTAACTAGCAACATTGACTAGAAACCTGCACTAACAACCTGCACTAACTACCTGCACTAGCAACATTGACTAGCAACCCGGACTAGCAACCTGCACTAAGTACCTTCACTAGCAATCATTCACTAGCTACCTGCACTAGCAACCTGCACTAGCAACCTcgctctttccccctcctctcgattctctctgtgtgtgtgtggactgacacGTGACCtacggtatggtatagtatagtatggtatagtatagtatggtatagtatagtatggtatggtacagtatggtatggtacagtatagtatagtatggtatagtatagtatggtatggtacagtatggtatagtatggtatagtatggtatggtatggtacagtatggtatagtatggtatggtatggtacagtatggtatagaatggtatggtatagtatggtatggtacagtatggtacagtatggtatagtatggtatggtatagtatggtatggtatagtatggtatggtacagtatggtatggtatagtatggtatggtatagtatggtatggtatggtatagtatggtatggtatagaatggtatggtatagtatagtatggtatagtatagtatggtatggtatggtatggtacagtatggtatggtatagtatggtatagtatagaatggtatggtatagtatggtatagtatggtacagtatggtatagtatagtatggtatagtatggtatagtatggtacagtatagtatggtatggtacagtatggtatggtatagtatggtatggtatggtacagtacggtatggtatagtatggtatggtacagtatggtatggtatagtatggtatagtatggtacagtatggtatagtatggtatggtatagtatggtatggtatagtatggtatggtatagtatagtatggtatagtatggtatagtatggtatggtatcgtatagtatggtatagtatggtatagtatagtatggtatggtatggtatagtatagtatggtatagtatggtacagtatggtacagtatagtatggtatagtatagtatggtatggtatagtatagtatggaatggtatggtatagtatggtagggtatggtatggtatggtatagtatagtatggtatggtatagtatggtatagtatggtatggtatagtatggtatggtatagtatggaatggtatagtatggtatagtatggtatagtatagtatggtatagtatattatggtatggtatggtatggtatagtatagtatggtatggtatggtatggtacagtatggtatggtacagtatagtatagtatggtatagtatagtatggcatggtacagtatggtatagtatagtatggtatggtatagtatggtatagtatagtatggtatggtacagtatggtatagtatggtatagtatggtatggtacagtatggtatagtatggtatggtatggtacagtatggtatggtatagaatggtatggtatagtatggtatggtacagtatggtatagtatggtatggtttagtatggtatggtatagtatggtatggtatagtatagtatggtatggtatggtacagtatggtatggtatagtatggtatggtatagtatggtatggtatggtatggtatagtatggtatggtatagtatggtatggtatagaatggtatagtatagtatggtatagtatagtatggtatggtatggtatggtacagtatggtatggtatagtatggtatagtatagaatggtatggtatagtatggtatagtatggtacagtatggtatggtatggtatagtatggtatagtatggtacagtatagtatggtatggtacagtatggtatggtatagtatggtatggtatggtacagtacggtatggtatagtatggtatggtacagtatggtatggtatagtatggtatagtatggtacagtatggtatagtatggtatagtatggtatggtatggtatagtatggtatggtatagtatggtatggtatcgtatagtatggtatagtatggtatagtatagtatggtatggtatagtatagtatggtatagtatggtatagtatggtacagtatggtacagtatagtatggtatagtatagtatggtatggtatagtatagtatggaatggtatggtatagtatagtatagtagggtatggtatggtatagtatagtatggtatggtatggtatggtacggtatggtatagtatggtatagtatagaatggtatggtatagtatggtatagtatggtacagtatggtatggtatggtatagtatggtatagtatggtacagtatagtatggtacagtatggtatggtatagtatggtatggtatggtacagtacggtatggtatagtatggtatggtacagtatggtatggtatagtatggtatagtatggtacagtatggtatagtatggtatggtatagtatggtatggtatggtatagtatggtatagtatggtatggtatagtatggtatggtatggtatagtatggtatagtatggtatagtatagtatggtatggtatagtatagtatggtatagtatggtatagtatggtacagtatggtacagtatagtatggtatagtatagtatggtatggtatagtatagtatggaatggtatggtatagtatagtatagtagggtatggtatggtatagtatagtatagtatggtatagtatggtatggtatagtatggtatggtatagtatagtatggtatggtatagtatggtatggtatagtatggaatggtatagtatggtatagtatggtatagtatagtatggtatagtatggtatggtatggtatagtatggtatggtatagtatagtatggtatggtatagtatggtatggtatagtatggtatagtatggtatagtatagtatggtatagtatggtatagtatggtatagtatagtatggtatagtatagtatagtatggtatggtatagtatggtatagtatggtatagtatggtatagtatagtatggtacagtatagtatggtacagtatagtatggtatggtatggtatagtatggtatagtatggtatggtatagtatattatggaatggtatagtatggtatagtatagtatggtatagtatagtatggtatagtatagtatggtatagtatagtatggtatagtatggtatggtatagtatggtatagtatagtatggtatagtatggtatagtatggtatagtatagtatggtatggtatagtatggtatagtatggtatagtatggtatagtatggtatggtatagtatagtatggtatagtatggtatagtacagtatagtgtagtgtacacACCCCGCTGAGTGGAGTCATCCACCACATCACTAAACATTACATCATTATgtaatctctctcccctccctctcctcctcctctcccctccctctcctcttccctcccctccctctcctcctcccctccctctcctcctcctcctctcccctcccctccattccctctcctcctctcccctccctccccctccctctccccccctctcctcctcctcctctcccctccctctcctcctcctcctctcccctccctctcctcctcctcctctcccctccctctcctcctcctcctctcccctccaggcCCAGAAGACTCATCGTCTGACATGTCGTTCGTGGTTTAAGACCCTCTCTGACCTGCGGGGTAAAGAACGTTCCCTCCTTCATGGGGACTActtccacctccactcctcctccgcGTCCCTTGCTTTCCTGCGTCTGTGGGACCAGAGCGAGCGCTACCTGACGGCCGTTAACTGGGGCTCCGCCACCTTAACCATGGTCCTCAACCACACAGGTATTTATTTCACTTGAATCATATTGAGACCAGACTATATTCTCAAAATGAATAAACGGTGACGCAACAACATATGAGAAGTCAAAACATGattaaaaaaaatctacattCCAATACTGACAGgatttctcctcctcttcccagaGCTGAGCCTCCCGGAGCAGGCTAAAGTGAAGCTTAGTACTGA of the Oncorhynchus gorbuscha isolate QuinsamMale2020 ecotype Even-year linkage group LG25, OgorEven_v1.0, whole genome shotgun sequence genome contains:
- the LOC124014135 gene encoding 4F2 cell-surface antigen heavy chain-like, which gives rise to MSKDTEVDMKDVELNELDQEKLPMTGDGPGAEKNGNLKQKVPEEDVKFTGLSKEELMKVAGTPGWVRTRWVLLVLFWLGWVGMLAGAIVIIVQAPRCKPIPEMNWWNQGPLYQIADLDAFNHDKGIKGVVEVLDSLNQLKVKGLVLGPLHTVQQDQADTLDLVSMDPGVGTDQDLLVLLDKAHKKGISVVLNLTPNPGADPWFSPDHLPKVLDKLRDAAEHWLEMGVDGVQVSGLAAASASSDWSKFQYVVQGNRTEVDVKKRALIGVVDGQDYSAVSQLLNSSGVDLILSDVLNKANSGIERAKSIHGLVSTQKQSSLAWGLGGSLGNHLASVVEKPELVRLYQLMLFTLPGTPVFNYGDELGLADQGSTSPKMLWDTEEEEVAEGAVKNETAEAQKTHRLTCRSWFKTLSDLRGKERSLLHGDYFHLHSSSASLAFLRLWDQSERYLTAVNWGSATLTMVLNHTELSLPEQAKVKLSTDPENLAADSSVSLDKLLLGPGQAVLLAFPFA